From Salinicoccus roseus, the proteins below share one genomic window:
- the pta gene encoding phosphate acetyltransferase, with translation MSQFLDNLKSNLEDRNIEIVFPEGTDPRILTAAVELAETTYVKPIVLGDESGIKALAEKEGLDISKLEMIDPATYEDKQMLADEFVKRRKGKVTSDQALEILNDVNYFGTMLVYTGRAKGLVSGAVHSTPDTVRPALQIIKTKPGVTRTSGVFFMLRGDELYVMGDCAINPELNAEEMAEVAVEAAKTAKSFKMDPRVALLSFSTRGSAKTEETEKVKLATQYAKEKLPEVPIDGELQFDAAFVPSVAEKKAPDSELKGRANVFIFPSLEAGNIGYKIAQRLGGFEAYGPILQGLNQPVNDLSRGCSKDEVFNLALFTATQALTQDDA, from the coding sequence ATGAGTCAATTTCTAGATAATCTCAAATCTAACCTGGAAGATAGAAACATAGAAATCGTTTTTCCGGAAGGTACGGATCCACGGATCCTCACCGCTGCTGTGGAACTTGCTGAGACAACATACGTCAAACCGATCGTCCTCGGAGACGAGTCCGGGATAAAGGCCCTGGCCGAAAAAGAGGGCCTGGACATCAGCAAACTCGAAATGATCGATCCAGCCACCTACGAGGATAAACAGATGCTCGCAGATGAGTTCGTGAAACGCCGTAAAGGCAAGGTGACGTCGGATCAGGCACTCGAAATATTGAATGATGTCAACTACTTCGGCACGATGCTCGTATACACGGGACGGGCCAAAGGCCTTGTATCCGGTGCAGTGCATTCCACTCCCGACACGGTGCGCCCGGCGCTCCAGATCATCAAGACGAAGCCTGGTGTGACCCGTACAAGCGGTGTATTCTTCATGCTGCGCGGCGATGAGCTGTATGTCATGGGAGACTGTGCCATCAATCCTGAGCTGAACGCAGAAGAGATGGCTGAAGTTGCTGTGGAAGCGGCAAAGACGGCAAAAAGCTTCAAGATGGACCCACGGGTTGCACTGCTGAGCTTCTCTACAAGGGGATCTGCAAAGACGGAAGAGACGGAAAAGGTGAAGCTCGCAACGCAATATGCGAAGGAGAAGCTGCCTGAAGTCCCGATCGATGGAGAGCTCCAGTTCGATGCAGCCTTCGTTCCAAGCGTGGCCGAAAAGAAGGCGCCCGATTCCGAATTGAAGGGCCGTGCGAATGTATTCATATTCCCTTCCCTAGAAGCCGGCAACATCGGCTATAAGATCGCCCAGCGCCTTGGCGGCTTTGAAGCCTATGGGCCAATCCTCCAGGGGTTGAATCAGCCGGTCAATGACCTTTCCCGTGGATGTTCCAAGGATGAAGTCTTCAACCTTGCACTGTTCACTGCCACACAGGCGCTGACACAGGACGATGCATAG
- the hemQ gene encoding hydrogen peroxide-dependent heme synthase, whose amino-acid sequence MNEAAQTLDGWYSLHLLYNVDWPSLRLLEEEELNTLVSELKGFLERQEEVHQKNEGSYSFYNITGQKADLILWMLRPTIDELNTLELEFNKLQISDFLIPSYSYVSIVELSNYLAKDSGEDPYQNEFVRKRLYPEVPKSKYICFYPMDKRRQGDDNWYMLDMEKRRELMRSHGMIGRSYAGKVRQFITGSIGLDEYEWGVTLFSDDMLQFKKLIYEMRFDEVSARYGDFGDFFVGVHLPTDSLSAFFR is encoded by the coding sequence ATGAATGAAGCTGCACAAACACTCGATGGCTGGTACAGCCTTCACCTTCTCTACAACGTCGACTGGCCATCCCTCCGTCTGCTTGAAGAGGAAGAATTGAACACTCTCGTATCGGAATTGAAGGGATTCCTCGAACGCCAGGAGGAAGTGCACCAGAAGAATGAAGGCAGCTATTCCTTCTATAACATCACTGGGCAGAAGGCGGATCTGATCCTATGGATGCTGCGTCCGACGATCGATGAACTCAATACATTGGAGCTCGAATTCAACAAGCTCCAGATCAGTGATTTCCTCATCCCGTCCTACTCATATGTCTCCATCGTCGAGCTCAGCAACTATTTGGCGAAAGATTCCGGCGAAGACCCTTACCAGAACGAATTCGTCAGGAAGCGCCTCTATCCGGAAGTTCCAAAATCGAAGTACATCTGCTTCTACCCGATGGACAAGCGCCGGCAGGGAGACGACAACTGGTACATGCTGGATATGGAGAAGCGTCGTGAACTGATGCGTTCGCATGGCATGATCGGCCGCAGCTATGCCGGCAAGGTAAGGCAGTTCATCACGGGCTCCATCGGCCTCGACGAATATGAATGGGGTGTGACCCTCTTCTCCGATGATATGCTGCAGTTCAAGAAACTGATCTATGAAATGAGATTCGATGAAGTGTCCGCACGCTACGGCGACTTCGGCGACTTCTTCGTAGGTGTTCATCTGCCGACGGACTCCCTGTCCGCCTTCTTCAGATAA
- a CDS encoding ABC transporter ATP-binding protein, with translation MSNSVLEIKNASLNIKKDTILEDVSLKMETGRVYGLLGRNGAGKTSLLSLIASFRKPTRGVVTIDGQDPYENAELMPKVDFLYEADYSEEYRTPEDFCRMTKRYKEDFDTDYAYELLDGFKIDRRKALNRMSKGQQAAVNAVLGLASNAPITIFDEVTNGMDAPSREYFYQQVVEANARSPRILILSTHIVSEMEYLFDEIIIIHQGRVMMQEPLDTFLERGFRVTGPKEKVSDFTRGMDVLASEHLGPTQSDMVLGHLEEPQRQEAQSRHLNIAPLKLQELFIRMTEDREGV, from the coding sequence ATGTCGAATAGTGTATTGGAAATCAAAAATGCGTCCTTGAACATAAAGAAGGATACGATACTGGAGGACGTCAGCCTGAAGATGGAGACGGGCAGGGTCTATGGGCTGCTCGGCAGAAATGGCGCAGGAAAGACATCATTGCTGTCACTGATCGCCTCCTTCAGGAAACCGACACGTGGGGTGGTGACGATCGACGGACAGGATCCGTATGAGAATGCCGAGCTGATGCCCAAGGTGGATTTCCTCTACGAAGCCGACTACTCTGAAGAATACCGGACACCTGAGGATTTCTGCAGAATGACGAAGCGGTACAAGGAGGATTTCGATACCGATTATGCGTATGAACTGCTCGATGGCTTCAAGATCGATCGCAGGAAGGCGCTCAACCGCATGTCGAAGGGGCAGCAGGCCGCGGTGAATGCGGTGCTCGGTCTTGCATCGAACGCGCCAATCACCATTTTTGACGAGGTGACGAACGGCATGGATGCCCCTTCCCGGGAGTACTTCTACCAGCAGGTGGTTGAAGCGAACGCACGCAGCCCGAGAATCCTGATCCTCTCGACCCACATCGTGTCAGAGATGGAATATCTGTTTGATGAAATCATCATCATCCATCAGGGGAGGGTGATGATGCAGGAACCGCTGGATACATTCCTTGAGCGCGGCTTCAGGGTCACGGGCCCGAAGGAAAAGGTGTCGGATTTCACCCGTGGTATGGATGTGCTTGCGAGCGAGCATCTCGGGCCGACGCAGTCGGACATGGTGCTCGGACATCTGGAAGAGCCGCAGAGGCAGGAGGCGCAGTCACGCCATTTGAACATTGCACCTTTGAAACTGCAGGAATTGTTTATAAGAATGACTGAAGACAGGGAGGGTGTATAA
- a CDS encoding GntR family transcriptional regulator, whose protein sequence is MAGVLNDKKPIFEQIKDWISDQIIDGTLKAHDRIPSTNEIVQFYKVNHLTVAKGVNQLVDEGVIYKKRGVGMFVAPEARDVLLDGRKERFAAEYLRPMIEEAEKLGFTRQEIEGLIHEMEGNMDVE, encoded by the coding sequence ATGGCGGGGGTGCTCAATGACAAGAAGCCCATCTTTGAGCAGATCAAGGATTGGATCAGCGACCAGATCATCGATGGGACGCTCAAGGCGCATGACAGGATTCCTTCCACAAATGAAATCGTCCAGTTCTACAAGGTGAACCACCTGACGGTGGCAAAAGGCGTCAATCAGCTCGTCGATGAAGGGGTCATCTATAAGAAGCGGGGGGTCGGCATGTTCGTCGCCCCGGAGGCAAGGGACGTACTGCTCGACGGCAGGAAGGAACGCTTCGCTGCCGAATACTTGCGCCCGATGATCGAGGAAGCGGAGAAGCTGGGCTTTACCAGGCAGGAGATTGAAGGATTGATTCATGAGATGGAGGGGAATATGGATGTCGAATAG
- a CDS encoding DUF423 domain-containing protein: protein MKTFIILGAINAFISVALGAFGAHGLEGKISEHYMSVWEKAVSYQMYHALGLMAVGILVQATGAPLLGAAGWLMLLGVIFFSGSLYILAVSGISILGAITPIGGVLFLAGWICLIIGMIRL from the coding sequence ATGAAGACTTTCATCATACTCGGGGCAATCAATGCATTCATATCGGTTGCGCTCGGAGCCTTCGGGGCACACGGCCTCGAAGGGAAGATCAGTGAGCATTACATGAGTGTCTGGGAAAAGGCGGTATCCTACCAGATGTACCACGCACTCGGACTTATGGCGGTCGGCATCCTCGTCCAGGCGACGGGAGCGCCGCTGCTCGGGGCAGCCGGATGGCTGATGCTGCTCGGCGTCATCTTCTTCAGCGGCTCCCTATACATTCTCGCGGTCAGCGGCATCTCAATACTCGGTGCCATCACGCCGATCGGCGGTGTACTCTTCCTGGCCGGATGGATATGCCTCATCATCGGCATGATCAGGCTGTAA
- a CDS encoding DUF5327 family protein, producing MRQEIIAELKQELHRMEVASQPHEFEKHLYAMERLLGLLESDAGSVQHGAPSTGPQDKQAMSEHDRLMLEQMGGKVAGTKPVSAPTAPARETLRTDDGFGNGDSLFDF from the coding sequence ATGAGGCAGGAAATCATTGCGGAACTGAAGCAGGAGCTCCACAGGATGGAGGTGGCCAGCCAGCCGCATGAATTCGAAAAGCACCTCTATGCGATGGAGCGGCTGCTCGGGCTGCTGGAATCGGACGCGGGCAGCGTGCAGCATGGGGCTCCGTCGACCGGTCCACAGGATAAGCAGGCGATGTCGGAGCACGACCGCCTGATGCTCGAACAGATGGGCGGCAAGGTGGCCGGAACGAAGCCGGTATCAGCCCCAACAGCACCGGCCCGGGAAACGCTCAGGACAGACGACGGTTTCGGCAACGGCGATTCGCTGTTCGATTTCTAG
- a CDS encoding uracil-DNA glycosylase → MEWEDVFQSVKEENDFSELESTLEEKYESGEVFPPREQIYTAFELTPFENVRVVILGQDPYHGKGQSHGLAFSVNDGVKIPPSLRNMYKELESDLGIRRTTGSLKDWAKEGVLLLNTVLTVDANQANSHRGLGWEPFTDGIISHVSDSLEHVVFILWGKPAQKKEKLIDASKHCIIKSTHPSPLSAHRGFFGTRPFSRANDYLEAHGRKPVDWSEQE, encoded by the coding sequence ATGGAATGGGAAGATGTCTTCCAATCAGTAAAAGAAGAGAACGACTTTTCCGAACTGGAATCGACACTTGAAGAGAAATATGAATCGGGGGAAGTGTTCCCGCCGCGTGAGCAGATATATACGGCCTTTGAGCTTACACCGTTTGAAAATGTGAGGGTCGTCATACTGGGACAGGATCCCTATCACGGGAAAGGCCAGTCCCATGGGCTTGCATTTTCAGTCAATGATGGTGTGAAGATACCGCCTTCCCTGAGGAACATGTATAAGGAGCTGGAATCGGACCTCGGCATCAGAAGGACGACCGGCAGCCTGAAGGACTGGGCAAAAGAAGGCGTACTGCTGCTCAATACAGTACTGACCGTCGACGCCAACCAGGCGAACTCCCACCGTGGACTTGGCTGGGAGCCGTTTACGGACGGCATCATCAGCCATGTGTCGGACAGCCTGGAGCATGTGGTGTTCATCCTCTGGGGTAAACCTGCACAGAAGAAGGAGAAGCTGATCGATGCCTCCAAGCACTGCATCATCAAGTCGACCCACCCAAGTCCCTTGTCCGCCCATAGGGGGTTCTTTGGCACCCGTCCATTCAGCCGGGCCAATGACTACCTGGAGGCGCATGGCAGGAAACCGGTGGACTGGAGTGAACAGGAATGA
- the thiD gene encoding bifunctional hydroxymethylpyrimidine kinase/phosphomethylpyrimidine kinase — MALKKTLTIAGSDTSGGAGIAADLKTFQEHETYGMTALTTIVTMDPETWSHGVNPIPLDVVDTQIATALSISPDAIKTGMLPSEEVIERSKNAYLDSDAKYFVMDPVMVCKGDDEVLNPGLVDAMVEHLLPHATVVTPNLFEAGQLAGYKTPKTLDAAKKCAEVIHSKGAQHVIIKGGSEIEGEKAVDVYYDGKAFHLLSSDKIDASYNHGAGCTFAAAITANLANGQEPLEAIKNAKAFVTSAIKNGWKMNEHVGVVRHGAANTVEQIEVTEEQI, encoded by the coding sequence ATGGCACTTAAAAAGACACTCACAATTGCAGGTTCAGATACAAGTGGCGGCGCAGGCATTGCAGCCGACCTGAAGACATTCCAGGAACATGAAACGTATGGCATGACGGCACTGACTACGATTGTGACGATGGACCCCGAAACATGGTCCCATGGTGTCAATCCAATCCCACTCGATGTCGTTGACACACAGATTGCGACAGCACTCTCCATTTCACCAGACGCGATAAAGACGGGCATGCTGCCGTCGGAAGAGGTCATCGAGCGCAGCAAGAATGCCTACCTCGACAGCGATGCGAAATATTTCGTGATGGATCCGGTCATGGTCTGCAAGGGCGATGACGAAGTCCTCAACCCGGGCCTTGTCGATGCGATGGTCGAGCACCTGCTTCCGCACGCGACAGTCGTGACGCCGAACCTCTTTGAAGCGGGGCAGCTCGCCGGATACAAAACGCCGAAAACGCTGGATGCCGCGAAGAAATGCGCGGAAGTCATCCATTCCAAAGGTGCACAGCACGTCATCATCAAAGGCGGCTCTGAAATAGAAGGCGAAAAGGCTGTGGATGTATACTATGATGGCAAAGCATTCCACCTCCTTTCAAGCGATAAGATAGACGCTTCCTACAACCACGGTGCCGGATGCACATTCGCAGCGGCCATTACGGCAAACCTCGCGAACGGCCAGGAGCCGCTTGAGGCGATCAAGAACGCCAAGGCATTCGTCACATCAGCCATCAAGAACGGCTGGAAGATGAACGAACATGTCGGCGTCGTCCGCCATGGTGCAGCCAATACTGTGGAGCAGATTGAAGTTACAGAAGAACAGATATAG
- a CDS encoding DUF1806 family protein, whose amino-acid sequence MEKINREQVQELLNSYQDKKVYIHVEVTSGMYASHLDDQVFNTGMFLRNVPVNYTQGAIRGGGEGQYRVGLKLDNGGWVYVLGLTHFEVNENNEFIMHGFNYEGKLASALEISTKEFFK is encoded by the coding sequence ATGGAGAAGATCAATCGCGAACAGGTACAGGAGCTTTTGAACAGCTATCAGGACAAGAAGGTATACATCCACGTGGAAGTGACGAGCGGCATGTATGCAAGCCATCTGGATGACCAGGTGTTCAATACGGGCATGTTCCTGAGGAACGTCCCCGTCAACTACACCCAGGGCGCCATCAGGGGCGGCGGCGAGGGCCAGTACCGCGTCGGCCTGAAGCTCGACAACGGCGGCTGGGTCTATGTGCTTGGCCTCACACATTTCGAAGTCAACGAGAACAACGAATTCATCATGCACGGCTTCAACTATGAAGGCAAACTCGCAAGTGCACTTGAAATTTCTACGAAAGAATTCTTTAAATAG
- the bshB2 gene encoding bacillithiol biosynthesis deacetylase BshB2 — MEKERQVLVIFPHPDDEAFGVSGTMSRYVDMGVPVTYACLTFGDMGRNLGYPPFATRESLHEIRKREVEESARLIGLDDLRLLGYRDKTLEFEPPGHLKGVVRDMIDELEPSRIITFYPGYSVHPDHEATAEAVIEAVSEMPASERPALQLVAFSNNTLQDLGEPDIVVNIEGYEERKEKIMAAHESQTGPLLKTLAGNTQESEAARQMWMKNETFYSYDID, encoded by the coding sequence ATGGAAAAAGAAAGACAAGTACTCGTCATCTTCCCGCACCCCGATGATGAAGCTTTCGGAGTGAGCGGTACAATGAGCCGCTATGTGGACATGGGAGTGCCGGTGACATATGCCTGCCTGACATTCGGCGATATGGGAAGAAACCTCGGCTATCCGCCATTCGCAACACGGGAATCACTGCATGAGATACGCAAAAGGGAAGTCGAGGAAAGCGCCCGCCTGATCGGACTTGATGATCTCAGGCTTCTCGGATACCGGGACAAGACACTCGAATTCGAGCCGCCCGGCCATTTGAAGGGCGTCGTCAGGGATATGATCGATGAGCTCGAGCCGAGCCGGATCATCACCTTCTACCCCGGCTATTCCGTCCACCCGGACCATGAAGCCACTGCAGAGGCAGTCATAGAGGCCGTATCGGAAATGCCGGCATCAGAACGCCCGGCATTGCAGCTCGTCGCCTTCAGCAATAACACCCTTCAGGATCTTGGCGAGCCGGACATCGTCGTCAATATCGAAGGATACGAAGAACGCAAAGAGAAGATCATGGCAGCCCACGAATCACAGACCGGCCCCCTGCTCAAGACGCTTGCCGGCAACACGCAGGAGAGCGAAGCAGCCCGCCAGATGTGGATGAAGAATGAAACATTCTACAGTTATGATATAGATTAA
- the folE2 gene encoding GTP cyclohydrolase FolE2 — protein sequence MEQLDLSTREARFRHFGSVEPIEGTKPVEKEMMVDLQSSKKDFLFEVDSVGINNLSYPVVIGDFQSVGTFELATSLRRNEKGINMSRILESLETENDGGVPLTFDTLENVLQILRVRMHQDEAEVTGSGKWYFSKPSPHTMLSGMAHADVEYSMRISDSGVEHKQLGMTAMVTTLCPCSKEISEYSAHNQRGYVKVLLDIDPDADLPEDHKEQLYGLLEINASSQLYPILKRTDEKMVTERAYENPRFVEDLIRLIAYDLVELDWVKGFELECRNEESIHQHDAFSRMSYQK from the coding sequence ATGGAACAATTGGATCTTAGTACTAGAGAAGCACGTTTCAGGCACTTCGGGTCCGTCGAGCCGATCGAAGGCACGAAACCCGTAGAGAAGGAAATGATGGTAGACCTGCAGAGCTCGAAGAAGGATTTCCTGTTTGAAGTCGATTCCGTCGGCATCAACAATCTGAGCTATCCTGTAGTCATCGGCGACTTCCAGTCCGTCGGAACCTTCGAGCTTGCCACCAGCTTGAGAAGGAATGAAAAAGGCATCAACATGAGCCGTATCCTCGAATCCCTGGAAACCGAGAATGACGGCGGCGTACCACTTACTTTCGACACTTTGGAAAACGTACTTCAAATATTGCGCGTACGCATGCATCAGGACGAGGCTGAAGTCACAGGCTCGGGGAAATGGTATTTCTCAAAACCAAGCCCACACACGATGCTCAGCGGTATGGCCCATGCAGACGTCGAATATTCCATGAGGATTTCCGATTCCGGCGTCGAGCACAAACAGCTCGGAATGACGGCGATGGTGACTACACTGTGCCCATGTTCGAAGGAAATCAGCGAATACAGTGCACACAATCAACGCGGGTACGTGAAGGTGCTGCTTGATATCGATCCGGACGCGGACCTGCCGGAAGATCATAAGGAGCAGCTGTACGGACTGCTCGAAATCAATGCATCATCCCAGCTCTATCCGATATTGAAACGTACAGACGAGAAGATGGTCACAGAACGTGCCTATGAAAATCCACGCTTTGTAGAGGACCTCATCCGCCTGATCGCCTATGATCTTGTCGAACTCGACTGGGTCAAAGGCTTCGAACTCGAATGCCGCAATGAAGAGAGCATTCACCAGCACGACGCCTTCAGCAGGATGTCATATCAAAAGTAA
- a CDS encoding hemolysin family protein — MTNPWIVLLVTAALIALTAFFVIIEFALLGARRHRLEETAVTSRGARAALKSVNELTVMLAGAQLGITACTFALGAVTKPAVDSWLSPLFTEIGLPYWLADGTSFFLSLLVVTFLHLVIGEMAPKSWAIAHPEKSAIMVSPPARAFVWVFRPLLKWVNDIANRLVKLSGVEPVESAAVGGQDAATMRHLVEHSAQAGTLDASMRTPISGALDLETLKVDDLVAEGRQPTAVPSDATVRELQKATEQSGHKRILVMDDEEGAPLVIHVRDTLLEAGERPVKEIARPAFILESGTLVHEGLRRMRQSSEQLAVVMDGSKFIGIMTINDALNNILPAAGERQH; from the coding sequence ATGACTAATCCATGGATTGTCCTGTTAGTGACAGCAGCACTGATCGCCTTGACGGCATTTTTCGTAATCATCGAGTTTGCCCTCCTGGGCGCCCGCCGGCATAGGCTTGAAGAGACAGCCGTCACGAGCCGTGGCGCCCGCGCTGCATTGAAATCCGTGAACGAGCTTACTGTAATGCTCGCTGGTGCACAACTCGGTATAACGGCGTGTACTTTCGCGCTTGGTGCCGTGACCAAACCGGCAGTTGATTCCTGGCTTTCCCCGCTGTTTACAGAAATCGGGCTTCCCTATTGGCTGGCAGATGGCACATCGTTCTTCCTTTCTCTGCTGGTCGTGACATTCCTGCACCTGGTAATCGGTGAAATGGCGCCAAAATCATGGGCGATCGCCCATCCCGAGAAATCGGCGATCATGGTCAGCCCGCCAGCCCGGGCATTCGTTTGGGTCTTCAGGCCCCTTCTTAAATGGGTCAATGACATTGCCAACCGTCTCGTCAAGCTTTCAGGGGTGGAACCGGTTGAAAGTGCAGCCGTCGGTGGTCAGGATGCTGCAACAATGCGCCACCTCGTAGAGCATTCTGCACAGGCGGGGACGCTCGATGCATCAATGCGTACTCCAATATCAGGCGCGTTGGATCTGGAAACCTTGAAAGTGGATGACCTTGTTGCGGAAGGAAGGCAGCCGACAGCCGTTCCTTCCGATGCAACGGTCCGTGAGCTCCAGAAGGCAACAGAGCAGTCCGGACATAAACGTATTCTTGTAATGGATGACGAGGAGGGAGCCCCTCTTGTAATCCATGTGAGGGATACACTGCTTGAAGCCGGAGAGCGCCCAGTGAAGGAAATAGCCCGCCCCGCCTTTATACTTGAATCGGGCACGCTGGTGCATGAAGGCCTGAGGCGCATGCGTCAGTCGAGCGAACAGCTGGCCGTAGTAATGGATGGTTCGAAGTTCATCGGAATCATGACCATCAATGATGCATTGAATAATATCCTGCCGGCTGCAGGAGAAAGGCAGCACTAG
- a CDS encoding hemolysin family protein, whose protein sequence is MLTAVLTLLLGIVVIFAIIVANGYFVAQEFAYMSVDRSRLGALADQGDKAAESALTVTKRTSFMLSGAQLGITVTGLLIGYVAEPLVGQSLGILLGGVGVPAAVSISVGTVAALALSTIVQMIFGELYPKNLAIANPEPLARNLARSTNMYLAVFGWLIKFFDWSANSVLRLFRIEPVHDVDSSATARDLEHIVADSRESGDLPEGLSMMLDRILDFPQQDVDHAMVPRSRTDIVGPDTSIGQVRSMMAEAHTRYPVINDEDEPVGVVHLTDILGDASDDAPVTEIMQPPLVVPTLMALPEARSNMVETENDLACVIDEYGGFIGIITLEDLSEELVGEITDEHDDEVPPAVETEEENSWQMNGDLPIDEAEREIGHQLPAGEYETIAGMVIAHFGNLPDVGEVVNIELPIDPADFIHDDPIRRYLVAEVKEVDKHVPTSVSLTLHVLESDEADAASSALKQQRSDRDD, encoded by the coding sequence ATGCTGACTGCAGTGTTGACGCTGCTCCTCGGCATTGTAGTGATCTTCGCGATAATTGTAGCCAATGGCTACTTTGTCGCCCAGGAGTTCGCCTACATGTCTGTCGACCGTTCGAGGCTGGGGGCATTGGCCGATCAGGGAGACAAGGCGGCCGAAAGTGCTCTGACCGTTACAAAACGTACGTCCTTCATGCTGTCCGGTGCGCAGCTGGGCATCACAGTGACGGGACTGCTCATCGGTTATGTGGCAGAGCCCCTTGTCGGGCAAAGCCTTGGGATTCTGCTCGGGGGCGTCGGTGTGCCGGCTGCTGTGAGCATCTCAGTGGGTACTGTGGCAGCTTTGGCTCTGTCCACAATCGTACAGATGATCTTTGGTGAGCTGTATCCCAAGAACCTCGCCATTGCGAACCCAGAACCATTGGCACGGAACCTTGCCCGCTCGACGAATATGTACCTTGCAGTTTTCGGCTGGCTGATAAAATTCTTCGACTGGTCAGCCAATAGTGTACTTAGACTTTTTAGGATTGAACCGGTGCATGATGTCGACAGCAGTGCGACAGCACGTGATCTTGAACATATCGTTGCAGATTCCAGGGAAAGCGGCGACCTGCCTGAAGGGCTGTCGATGATGCTCGACCGCATCCTTGATTTTCCGCAGCAGGATGTCGACCACGCCATGGTCCCCCGTTCACGGACGGATATAGTGGGGCCGGATACATCCATCGGCCAGGTACGTTCGATGATGGCAGAAGCACATACGCGTTATCCCGTCATCAATGATGAGGATGAGCCAGTCGGGGTAGTGCACCTCACCGATATATTGGGGGATGCATCTGACGATGCCCCGGTAACTGAAATCATGCAGCCGCCGCTCGTGGTTCCCACTCTGATGGCACTGCCTGAAGCACGTTCCAATATGGTTGAAACCGAAAATGATCTTGCTTGCGTCATCGATGAGTACGGCGGTTTTATCGGCATCATAACATTGGAGGACCTCTCCGAGGAGCTGGTGGGCGAAATTACGGATGAGCACGATGATGAAGTACCTCCAGCTGTAGAGACGGAGGAGGAAAATAGTTGGCAGATGAATGGAGATCTTCCTATAGACGAAGCGGAACGCGAGATCGGCCATCAGTTGCCGGCAGGTGAATATGAAACCATCGCAGGTATGGTCATTGCCCATTTCGGCAACCTGCCGGATGTGGGGGAGGTTGTGAATATTGAGCTGCCGATCGATCCAGCCGATTTCATACACGATGACCCAATCAGACGCTACCTCGTGGCAGAGGTGAAGGAAGTGGATAAGCATGTTCCCACTTCTGTTTCACTGACCCTCCATGTGTTGGAAAGTGACGAAGCGGATGCAGCTTCATCCGCACTCAAGCAGCAGAGGAGTGACAGAGATGACTAA